One Fibrobacter sp. UWB16 DNA window includes the following coding sequences:
- a CDS encoding glycosyltransferase family 32 protein: protein MIPKIIHYCWFGGKPLPKEALKCIESWKKYCPDYEIKQWNESNVDFSDCKYAIEAYNEKKWAFVSDYVRFKILYEQGGLYFDTDVELVKPIESIVSKGAFMGCQNSCAVNEANGGVNPGLGLGVAPGLGLYREILDLYKTLHFINATDTAKLKTVVEYTTELLQKHGLKNIDEVQFIEGVYIYPKEYFQPMDLSTGKIHITDKTVSIHHYSGSWCNKKNRLRGKIYQFLYRNFGGNFADFVRRKFGTKQK from the coding sequence ATGATTCCTAAAATTATTCATTACTGTTGGTTTGGCGGAAAGCCTCTGCCTAAAGAAGCTTTAAAATGTATCGAAAGTTGGAAAAAATATTGTCCAGATTATGAAATTAAACAGTGGAATGAATCTAATGTTGATTTTTCTGATTGTAAATATGCTATAGAAGCATATAATGAAAAAAAATGGGCTTTTGTTAGTGATTATGTAAGGTTCAAAATTTTATATGAACAAGGCGGTCTCTATTTTGATACAGATGTGGAATTAGTCAAGCCTATAGAATCTATTGTTTCAAAAGGAGCTTTTATGGGCTGTCAAAATAGTTGTGCCGTAAACGAGGCTAATGGGGGAGTTAATCCTGGGCTGGGCTTAGGAGTTGCTCCAGGGCTGGGCTTATATCGAGAAATCTTAGATTTATATAAGACTCTGCACTTTATAAACGCTACGGATACTGCAAAACTTAAAACTGTAGTTGAATATACGACTGAATTATTGCAAAAACATGGTTTGAAGAATATTGATGAAGTACAATTTATAGAAGGGGTGTACATTTATCCAAAAGAATATTTTCAGCCAATGGATCTATCTACAGGAAAAATACATATAACGGACAAAACAGTTTCAATACATCACTATTCAGGTAGTTGGTGTAATAAAAAGAATAGACTCCGAGGAAAAATTTATCAGTTCCTATATCGAAATTTTGGCGGAAACTTTGCGGATTTTGTTAGAAGAAAATTTGGAACCAAACAAAAGTGA
- a CDS encoding O-antigen ligase, with amino-acid sequence MFFYLNSDKNIFVDEAIKTNGRIIALFLFQYSLTIPVMIFVNPTIVSGISSIILVSYSLYRNIKSIINNNSIFLLMFIFFATFVNSIINGTDPFSILPFYFYFLPIFFIFLFNFDFFEFLRFGFVLAIINFFVICWTPFFGGTNYMRFGYGMLVSVVFLYEIISSYKKTILKKKWIFLSYILFAISLIEMIIYGARGALVSFVLLFAIDRFIIHRKFIFFNIISVGLFFLIYSNILNILTWFQKIINIFGGRAYAIDKIRLQIAQGFAEASSGRDDVYMRSIDCIKENFLFGRGIDLLGDGAYVHNIFLQVFQDLGFFAFLVLIIFLFSILIYFFKNDANEEKNILAIFFSISIGRLLFSSILWKRPEFWMLAFFYFSLFYSCRRNMFYLYKKTYSTKD; translated from the coding sequence ATGTTTTTTTATTTGAATAGCGATAAGAATATATTTGTTGACGAAGCAATAAAAACAAACGGGAGAATTATTGCACTTTTTCTTTTTCAATATTCTTTGACTATTCCTGTGATGATTTTTGTCAATCCAACAATAGTTTCTGGAATTTCCAGTATAATTTTAGTGTCTTATTCATTGTACAGGAATATAAAATCTATAATTAACAATAATTCTATTTTTTTGCTTATGTTTATTTTTTTTGCTACTTTTGTTAATTCTATTATAAATGGTACTGACCCCTTTTCTATATTGCCTTTCTATTTTTATTTTCTCCCAATTTTTTTTATTTTTTTATTTAATTTCGATTTTTTTGAATTCCTTAGGTTTGGGTTTGTTTTAGCAATTATTAATTTTTTTGTCATTTGCTGGACCCCCTTTTTCGGAGGTACAAACTACATGCGTTTTGGCTACGGGATGCTAGTTTCTGTGGTTTTTCTTTATGAGATCATTTCTAGTTATAAAAAAACAATCCTGAAAAAAAAATGGATTTTTTTAAGTTACATATTGTTTGCAATATCTTTAATTGAAATGATCATTTACGGAGCTAGAGGAGCTTTGGTTTCATTTGTTTTACTCTTTGCAATTGATAGATTTATTATACATCGAAAATTTATTTTTTTCAACATAATAAGCGTTGGATTATTTTTTCTCATTTATAGCAATATTTTGAATATTTTAACATGGTTTCAAAAAATTATTAATATATTCGGCGGTCGAGCTTATGCAATTGACAAAATACGATTGCAAATAGCACAGGGGTTTGCAGAAGCTTCATCAGGACGAGATGATGTTTACATGAGATCTATTGATTGTATCAAGGAAAATTTTCTTTTTGGACGAGGGATTGATTTGCTAGGTGATGGGGCGTATGTTCATAATATTTTTTTGCAAGTTTTTCAAGATTTAGGTTTTTTTGCGTTCTTAGTACTAATTATATTCTTATTTAGCATTCTCATTTATTTTTTTAAAAATGATGCAAATGAAGAAAAAAATATTCTTGCCATCTTTTTTTCCATTTCCATAGGACGACTTTTATTTTCATCTATTTTATGGAAGAGACCTGAATTTTGGATGCTAGCTTTTTTTTACTTTAGCTTATTTTACTCTTGTCGAAGGAATATGTTTTATTTGTACAAAAAAACATATTCCACAAAAGACTAA
- a CDS encoding glycosyltransferase encodes MKILHICSINGNPFSGINIVVPQHVMAQKTTCDVAVLNLHSKKIDCDVKQLHIEDLYSGKFNPDIVLFHGVYFLSYVKISRFLKKINIPYVVIPHCSLTKVSLAQKRIKKFFAIRIFFSSFLKGASAIQFLTDKEKETSIYSNKGFVCGNGVAIPSLTKKKFGEKSEKKFIYVGRLDVFHKGIDILLDAIELEKKYLKEHHFILNIYGPKQKQSLHNGEDAQKEIRDMIFKRNISQLVTVHDAIYGEKKIEALLNSDFFIQTSRFEGLPLGILEALSLGLPCIVTEGTNTVDFINKYKAGWGVETNPQKVAEAIKFAINVDSEDQLKEMSSAAMRLISEEFTWNKIAEKEISEYKRYI; translated from the coding sequence ATGAAAATTCTTCATATCTGCAGCATTAACGGAAATCCTTTTAGTGGAATCAATATAGTTGTACCCCAACATGTGATGGCGCAAAAAACAACTTGTGATGTTGCTGTTTTAAATTTACATTCTAAAAAAATAGATTGCGATGTTAAACAATTGCATATCGAAGATTTGTATTCTGGTAAATTTAATCCTGATATTGTTTTATTTCATGGGGTATATTTCTTATCTTATGTAAAAATAAGTCGATTCTTAAAAAAAATAAATATTCCATATGTTGTTATCCCCCATTGCTCATTAACAAAAGTTTCTCTAGCTCAAAAGCGAATTAAAAAGTTTTTTGCAATTAGAATCTTTTTTTCTTCTTTTTTAAAGGGGGCTTCCGCAATACAGTTTCTAACAGATAAAGAAAAAGAAACCTCTATTTATTCGAACAAAGGTTTTGTCTGTGGAAATGGAGTTGCAATTCCCTCATTAACAAAAAAAAAATTTGGAGAAAAAAGTGAAAAAAAATTTATTTATGTAGGTCGTTTAGATGTTTTTCATAAAGGAATTGATATTTTACTAGATGCTATTGAGTTAGAAAAAAAATATTTAAAGGAACATCATTTTATATTGAACATATATGGGCCAAAACAAAAACAGTCTCTTCATAATGGAGAAGATGCTCAAAAAGAGATAAGGGATATGATTTTCAAAAGGAATATTAGTCAACTAGTAACTGTACATGATGCAATATATGGAGAAAAAAAAATAGAAGCTTTATTAAATAGTGATTTTTTTATTCAAACTTCACGATTTGAAGGTTTACCATTAGGAATCCTCGAAGCCTTGTCTTTAGGATTACCTTGTATAGTAACAGAAGGAACCAATACCGTAGATTTTATTAACAAATATAAAGCTGGTTGGGGCGTTGAAACAAATCCTCAAAAAGTTGCCGAGGCAATCAAATTTGCAATAAATGTAGATTCTGAAGATCAATTAAAAGAAATGTCTTCTGCTGCAATGCGATTGATTTCAGAAGAATTTACTTGGAATAAAATTGCAGAAAAAGAAATATCTGAATACAAAAGGTACATCTAA
- a CDS encoding glycosyltransferase, with protein sequence MMNHPNISVIVAVYQAENFIRRCLDCLQRQTLKNFEVLLVDDGSFDQSGAICDEYAAHDCRFKTIHKGNGGVATARQVGFDNAKGDFFIHVDPDDWVDSTMLEELLKKALIDDADVVICDYYLESGKQRKYYKQEPTKLNHDAYFYDLVNEKLHGACWNKLVRTECFRKYGIKFDLNMNYCEDLFVNLKLAEKPVKISYLPKAFYHYYQNVNHNSLIQQHSMKRLNSLKNIISWLEQKKDPFVENGVAELKKSSKWTAFLICEFTDSDFKGLYPEVNKLFNFNLHTLGHWEFFITIALFFSLPFARRLFKAKVCITTMWNQ encoded by the coding sequence ATGATGAATCATCCTAACATAAGTGTCATTGTCGCTGTGTATCAAGCTGAAAATTTCATTCGGCGTTGCTTAGATTGCTTACAGCGACAGACTTTAAAAAATTTTGAAGTTCTTTTGGTCGATGATGGCTCTTTTGATCAGTCTGGAGCTATTTGTGATGAATATGCCGCACATGATTGTCGTTTTAAAACAATCCATAAAGGAAATGGTGGCGTAGCAACAGCAAGACAAGTTGGATTTGATAATGCCAAGGGTGATTTCTTTATTCACGTTGATCCTGACGACTGGGTTGATTCAACGATGCTTGAAGAACTTTTGAAAAAAGCTTTGATTGATGATGCTGATGTTGTGATTTGTGACTACTATTTAGAAAGTGGGAAACAGCGAAAATATTACAAGCAAGAACCAACAAAATTAAATCATGATGCCTATTTTTATGATTTAGTAAATGAAAAGTTGCATGGGGCCTGTTGGAATAAATTAGTTCGCACAGAATGCTTTCGAAAATATGGTATAAAATTCGATTTGAATATGAATTATTGCGAAGACCTTTTTGTCAATTTAAAATTAGCTGAAAAACCTGTAAAAATTTCCTATTTACCAAAAGCTTTTTATCATTATTATCAAAATGTAAATCACAATAGTTTAATTCAACAGCATTCTATGAAGAGATTAAATTCTTTAAAAAACATTATCTCTTGGCTTGAACAAAAAAAAGATCCTTTTGTCGAAAATGGAGTTGCTGAATTAAAAAAGAGTTCCAAATGGACCGCTTTTTTAATTTGCGAATTTACCGATAGTGATTTTAAGGGCCTTTACCCTGAAGTGAATAAATTATTCAATTTCAATTTGCATACTTTGGGTCATTGGGAATTTTTTATCACTATTGCTTTGTTCTTTTCTTTGCCTTTTGCCAGAAGACTATTTAAAGCGAAGGTGTGTATAACAACTATGTGGAATCAGTAA
- a CDS encoding glycosyltransferase, with product MKFDSLLQQVPLMLALTIMWLIALFVIFWAMVGYPISLVILNKIFKRETKKDCAYEPTVTVMVVAHNEEKVIEQKLQNLLEVDYPQEKIEFLVASDFSTDKTNDIVESFIAKHPERKIRIHKTVNHYGKTNAQNEAQELCNTEILVMTDANAIFESCAVKELVSYFTDSSIAYVSGQLRYMNTEGSDTANSEGFYWKLDLMCRNIESKLQTITAGNGAIYAVRNEYYVKVSPIECHDSSFPFIFALEKKKSLYNPNAIAYEKAGEVNEDEFKRKVRMNRDILTGICPKMRVFNVFSYHWFTYFYFGHRTCRYLLWLMHLLVLAINIPLAIWGGIPWLVLLGLQILFYLIALIGWVTKSGNRLTRTVFYYCMTVMAQWKGVINIITGKSKPVWEKAESTR from the coding sequence ATGAAATTTGATTCTTTATTACAACAAGTCCCCCTTATGTTGGCATTAACCATTATGTGGTTGATTGCGTTGTTCGTCATATTTTGGGCTATGGTCGGTTATCCGATATCGTTAGTAATATTAAATAAAATATTTAAAAGAGAAACTAAGAAAGATTGCGCATATGAACCAACTGTGACCGTTATGGTTGTGGCTCATAATGAGGAAAAAGTTATAGAACAAAAACTTCAAAACCTTCTTGAGGTTGATTATCCGCAAGAAAAAATAGAGTTTTTGGTTGCTTCTGATTTTTCGACCGATAAGACCAATGATATTGTCGAGTCTTTCATTGCCAAGCATCCAGAACGCAAGATTCGTATTCATAAGACGGTAAATCATTATGGGAAAACGAATGCTCAGAATGAAGCGCAAGAATTATGTAATACAGAAATCCTTGTGATGACTGATGCAAATGCGATATTTGAATCCTGTGCGGTCAAAGAACTGGTTTCTTACTTTACGGATTCATCCATTGCATATGTTTCTGGCCAACTTCGGTATATGAACACCGAGGGGAGTGATACCGCAAATTCCGAAGGTTTTTACTGGAAACTTGATTTGATGTGTCGAAATATAGAGAGCAAATTACAGACAATTACTGCGGGAAATGGCGCTATATATGCCGTAAGGAACGAGTATTATGTAAAAGTCTCTCCGATAGAGTGTCATGACTCTAGTTTTCCTTTTATTTTTGCTCTGGAAAAGAAGAAATCTCTATACAATCCTAATGCAATCGCCTATGAAAAAGCAGGTGAGGTAAATGAGGATGAGTTTAAGAGAAAAGTCCGTATGAACCGAGACATTCTTACGGGCATATGCCCCAAAATGCGTGTGTTTAATGTATTTTCTTACCATTGGTTTACATACTTTTATTTTGGACATAGAACCTGCCGATATCTTCTTTGGTTGATGCATCTCTTGGTTCTTGCGATTAACATTCCATTAGCGATTTGGGGTGGGATTCCTTGGCTAGTTTTATTAGGATTGCAGATACTATTTTATTTGATTGCTTTAATAGGATGGGTAACAAAGTCTGGCAATAGATTGACTAGGACTGTGTTTTATTATTGCATGACTGTTATGGCGCAATGGAAAGGTGTAATAAACATTATTACAGGTAAATCAAAACCTGTTTGGGAAAAGGCCGAAAGCACAAGATGA
- a CDS encoding lipopolysaccharide biosynthesis protein has product MPEYKTSASQITKNALFLYCRQIIIMAVGLLTVRITLSILGIVDYGVNNVVAGTVSMFAFLSGSLASGSQRFFSFYIGSGEKDKLSDSFKGTFSIYVIFTLIIFVLQEIVGLWLLNNKLVIPPDRMFAAQCIFQMAILGSCASLMTAPYMASVIAHENMKVFAQVGIIEVVLKLLIVFLLYISPADKLITYGFLYMLINLGMMLFYQMYTFKKYDECRSSFLWRKDLIKELLSFNGWNCFGSFAWMMKNQGLSIMLNTFFGPIVNAAQQIGTQIRSISASFSQNFSMATKPQIIKSYAAKDYDRTLDLVFKTAKINFFLMYVITLPACFSLDYLLDLWLVDVPQYAVVICQLLLIENLVETSSLPFAVVNQATGKIALYQFLIGVVGLLNIPFAYIACCNGCEPKIAFLIGVILQLCIAAIRIIFVQRVFPKSFFKIIGQIYIPCSLIVVISYFTSHLLWIPITSFMVFTIETLCQVLLVLLLSYFIGLNKNERVFCISLVKKKLKKV; this is encoded by the coding sequence ATGCCAGAATATAAGACATCCGCATCGCAAATAACAAAAAATGCTCTATTTTTGTATTGCCGCCAAATAATTATTATGGCGGTTGGTTTGTTGACGGTGCGTATTACATTAAGCATTTTAGGAATTGTAGACTATGGTGTAAATAATGTAGTTGCAGGTACAGTATCCATGTTTGCGTTTCTTTCCGGCTCATTGGCGAGCGGTTCGCAACGTTTTTTTTCATTCTATATTGGTTCTGGAGAAAAAGATAAGTTAAGTGATTCGTTTAAGGGAACATTTTCTATTTATGTGATTTTCACATTGATAATTTTTGTCTTACAAGAAATTGTCGGTCTTTGGTTGTTGAACAACAAACTGGTTATTCCCCCTGATAGAATGTTTGCTGCGCAATGTATATTTCAAATGGCAATTTTGGGTTCTTGTGCGAGCTTAATGACGGCTCCATATATGGCTTCTGTTATAGCTCATGAAAATATGAAAGTTTTTGCACAAGTTGGAATTATTGAAGTTGTCCTAAAATTACTCATTGTTTTTTTGTTGTACATTTCTCCAGCTGACAAACTGATTACATACGGATTTTTGTATATGTTAATCAATCTAGGGATGATGCTATTTTATCAAATGTATACATTCAAAAAATATGATGAATGCAGGTCGTCTTTTTTATGGAGAAAAGATTTAATAAAGGAACTTTTGTCGTTTAATGGATGGAATTGTTTTGGAAGCTTTGCTTGGATGATGAAAAATCAAGGGCTATCTATTATGCTAAATACATTCTTTGGACCTATTGTTAATGCGGCTCAACAGATAGGAACACAAATAAGAAGTATCAGCGCTAGCTTTTCTCAAAATTTCAGTATGGCAACAAAGCCTCAAATTATAAAGTCTTATGCTGCAAAAGATTATGACAGGACTCTTGATTTAGTGTTTAAAACCGCAAAAATAAATTTCTTTTTAATGTATGTAATCACATTACCGGCTTGCTTTAGTTTGGATTATCTTTTGGATTTATGGCTTGTAGATGTTCCGCAATACGCTGTTGTTATATGTCAGTTATTGCTGATTGAAAATCTTGTTGAGACATCTTCGTTACCATTTGCAGTAGTCAATCAAGCAACTGGCAAAATTGCTTTGTATCAATTCCTTATAGGTGTTGTAGGTCTTTTAAACATCCCTTTTGCATACATTGCGTGTTGCAATGGTTGCGAACCTAAAATTGCCTTTTTAATAGGGGTTATATTGCAGTTGTGCATTGCTGCTATTAGAATCATTTTTGTTCAACGAGTGTTTCCGAAATCTTTCTTTAAAATTATAGGACAAATTTATATTCCCTGTTCGTTAATAGTGGTGATTTCTTATTTTACAAGTCATCTGCTTTGGATTCCAATCACGTCTTTTATGGTGTTCACAATTGAAACATTGTGCCAAGTGCTGTTAGTTTTGCTTCTGTCTTATTTTATTGGCCTAAATAAAAATGAACGAGTGTTTTGTATTTCGTTAGTTAAAAAGAAATTGAAAAAGGTGTAG
- a CDS encoding thiamine pyrophosphate-binding protein, whose protein sequence is MEQKYYTVERNVQIVISLLKAHGIRKVIASPGTTNMTFVGSIQNDPFFEIYSSVDERSAAYLACGMAEESREPVVISCTGATASRNYMSGLTEAYYRKLPVLAITSHRGTQAIGHLIDQQIDRRQIPNDIAMDSVTVPLVKDSTDEKFCVVEASKAILALKQNGGGPAHINLFTAYNPDFSVKELPPVRVIRRFTKKDVLPEISGFERIAIFVGSHHNFTAEENAAIDKFCATHDAVVFTDHTSGYRGKYEVNFPLVCCQKNYRSPLANVDLLIHIGEVSGCYRINPTKSVWRVSEDGALRDTFGKLTNVFQMSEKEFFEYYSKDEASETRYLKACQEEYQKILDQMPEIPFGNIWMAKQMAPKLPIGCELHMGIFNSLRSWNFFPLPEGIYSKCNVGGFGIDGGVSSMMGASLANPNKLFVGVFGELAFFYDMNVAANRHIGKNVRLMVVNNGRGTEFRNYDHPCYIFGEEADPYMAAAGHFGNKSFDLLKHYATDLGYEYLSASNKEEFLKVVDRFLTPEITDKPMILEAFTDTQDESDALETVMNYMVDSKMVMKNEVKNLAKNMLGQKGINFLKKAMGR, encoded by the coding sequence ATGGAACAGAAGTATTATACCGTTGAAAGAAATGTTCAGATTGTAATTTCCTTGCTTAAGGCTCATGGTATCCGCAAGGTGATTGCTTCTCCGGGAACAACAAATATGACATTTGTTGGGAGTATCCAGAATGACCCTTTTTTTGAAATATATTCGTCGGTAGATGAACGATCGGCTGCTTATTTGGCGTGTGGAATGGCTGAAGAAAGTAGAGAACCCGTTGTAATTAGTTGCACCGGCGCGACTGCATCAAGAAACTACATGTCCGGATTGACAGAGGCTTATTACAGAAAATTGCCTGTTTTGGCGATAACATCTCATCGTGGAACACAGGCGATAGGTCACTTAATTGATCAGCAGATTGATCGTAGGCAAATTCCTAATGACATTGCTATGGATAGTGTAACGGTGCCTTTGGTCAAGGACTCGACCGATGAAAAGTTCTGTGTTGTTGAAGCGAGTAAAGCCATATTGGCGTTGAAGCAAAATGGTGGTGGTCCTGCACATATAAACTTGTTTACAGCGTATAACCCAGATTTTTCTGTAAAGGAATTGCCGCCGGTAAGGGTTATTAGACGGTTCACGAAGAAAGATGTGCTGCCTGAAATTTCTGGATTTGAACGGATTGCTATTTTTGTTGGTTCTCATCATAATTTCACGGCAGAAGAGAATGCTGCTATAGATAAGTTCTGCGCAACTCATGACGCAGTTGTGTTTACCGACCATACTAGCGGATATCGCGGAAAGTATGAAGTCAATTTTCCTTTGGTATGCTGCCAAAAGAATTATCGGTCACCTTTAGCCAATGTTGATTTGCTTATCCATATTGGTGAAGTAAGCGGTTGTTATAGAATTAACCCTACAAAATCCGTATGGCGTGTAAGTGAAGATGGCGCACTTCGTGATACATTTGGAAAATTGACAAATGTATTCCAAATGTCTGAAAAAGAGTTCTTTGAATATTATAGCAAAGACGAAGCTTCTGAAACGCGTTACTTGAAAGCGTGTCAAGAAGAGTATCAAAAGATTCTTGATCAAATGCCCGAAATTCCATTTGGAAACATTTGGATGGCAAAACAGATGGCTCCCAAATTGCCTATAGGCTGCGAATTGCACATGGGCATTTTTAATAGTCTGCGTTCATGGAATTTTTTCCCGTTGCCCGAAGGAATCTATTCAAAATGCAATGTGGGCGGTTTTGGTATTGATGGAGGCGTTTCTTCGATGATGGGAGCGTCGCTTGCCAATCCCAACAAATTGTTTGTTGGTGTTTTTGGGGAGTTGGCTTTCTTCTATGATATGAATGTTGCCGCAAATAGGCATATCGGTAAGAATGTCCGTTTGATGGTTGTTAATAATGGTCGCGGTACTGAATTCCGTAATTATGACCATCCTTGCTATATTTTTGGTGAAGAAGCCGACCCGTATATGGCAGCCGCAGGACACTTCGGAAACAAATCTTTTGATTTGTTAAAACATTATGCTACTGATCTTGGATACGAGTATTTGTCAGCGTCAAATAAAGAAGAATTCTTAAAAGTTGTTGATCGCTTTTTGACGCCAGAGATTACGGATAAGCCGATGATTCTGGAGGCATTCACTGACACGCAAGATGAAAGTGATGCTTTGGAAACAGTGATGAATTATATGGTTGATTCCAAGATGGTCATGAAAAATGAGGTAAAGAACCTTGCGAAGAATATGCTTGGGCAGAAGGGAATAAATTTTCTAAAGAAGGCGATGGGGAGATGA
- a CDS encoding SDR family NAD(P)-dependent oxidoreductase, which translates to MSLKQYILRGIRWIVRGVPEKNFTASISYLSPNNRLIGKKIIVTGGGRGLGFAMAKKFVAEGASVLIAGRNEDTLKKSADEIGCQYLPLDVSNPNTFEFFMNQANQMLGGVNCIVNNAGISLHESTFFDVTSETFDKQVNTNLKGGFFLTQKFVEILKKEQRTGTVLFTSSETGDTMDFRPYGFTKAAVNSMVQGLAYLFSKDGIRVNAVAPGVTTSDMTGFKADGNLYEPGSSIERVYLPEEVAETACFLLSDAAGCVSGQIITCNNAKTVNARWK; encoded by the coding sequence ATGTCGTTGAAACAATATATTCTGCGTGGAATTCGTTGGATTGTTAGAGGTGTACCTGAAAAGAATTTTACAGCCTCCATTTCCTATTTATCGCCAAATAATCGCTTAATAGGAAAGAAAATCATCGTTACAGGTGGTGGCAGAGGTCTTGGGTTTGCTATGGCAAAAAAGTTTGTTGCGGAAGGGGCTTCTGTTTTGATAGCTGGCCGCAACGAAGATACCTTAAAAAAATCAGCGGATGAAATCGGCTGCCAATATTTACCCCTTGATGTTTCTAATCCAAATACGTTTGAGTTTTTTATGAATCAAGCAAATCAAATGCTTGGTGGTGTAAATTGTATCGTAAACAATGCGGGGATATCGTTACACGAAAGCACTTTTTTTGATGTAACTTCAGAAACATTTGATAAGCAAGTCAATACAAATTTAAAGGGTGGCTTTTTTCTGACTCAAAAATTCGTTGAAATTCTAAAAAAAGAACAACGAACAGGAACCGTTCTTTTTACATCGTCTGAAACTGGCGACACAATGGATTTTAGACCATATGGATTTACAAAGGCCGCTGTAAATAGTATGGTTCAAGGTCTTGCTTATCTTTTTTCTAAGGACGGAATTCGGGTGAATGCTGTTGCCCCTGGTGTGACCACTTCGGATATGACTGGATTTAAGGCCGATGGCAACTTATACGAGCCAGGAAGTTCTATAGAACGGGTTTATCTTCCTGAGGAAGTCGCTGAAACGGCTTGTTTTTTGCTTTCTGATGCTGCAGGGTGTGTCTCAGGACAAATTATAACTTGCAATAATGCAAAAACTGTTAATGCACGCTGGAAATAA
- a CDS encoding polysaccharide pyruvyl transferase family protein: protein MKKVVIVTLPLQSNYGGLLQNFALHNFIKKNGYTCQTIDFLMVPRISFFSFFKYSLKSLFLLFIPSKRRKFLRFSCKGFRSCWANDFACKWLKLTAKCFKYNESMLDESYAIIVGSDQVWRPKYNYRIEDMFLKFAEKKSIKRIAYAASFGVDEWEYTPRQTKICAGLAKKFHAISVREESGVMLCKEKLGVDAAWVLDPTLLLSKDDYLPICEEIPVCADKYLAVYVLDENKEISATYEKEAASRGLVVKKFHADSKSTLTVPEWLAMFRDASYVVTDSFHGTVFSIIFGKEFKCIYNKDRGSARFDSLLKLYESGKLDEMREFSLNWLKSALEK from the coding sequence ATGAAAAAAGTGGTGATTGTTACACTCCCATTACAGAGTAATTATGGTGGTTTGCTTCAGAATTTTGCGTTGCATAATTTTATAAAAAAAAATGGATATACTTGTCAAACGATTGATTTTCTTATGGTGCCTCGCATTTCTTTTTTCTCTTTTTTTAAATATAGCCTGAAATCCTTATTTTTGCTATTTATTCCTAGTAAACGTCGGAAATTTCTTAGATTTTCATGTAAAGGTTTTCGTTCTTGTTGGGCAAATGATTTTGCTTGCAAATGGCTAAAGTTGACAGCAAAATGCTTCAAGTACAACGAAAGTATGTTGGATGAATCCTATGCAATTATTGTTGGAAGTGACCAAGTTTGGCGTCCAAAGTATAATTATCGAATTGAAGACATGTTTCTCAAGTTTGCTGAAAAAAAGTCAATTAAGCGCATCGCTTATGCGGCATCGTTTGGGGTTGATGAATGGGAATATACACCTAGACAAACCAAAATTTGTGCAGGTCTCGCTAAAAAATTTCATGCAATCAGTGTTCGCGAAGAATCTGGCGTGATGTTGTGCAAAGAAAAACTTGGCGTGGATGCAGCATGGGTTTTAGACCCGACACTGTTGCTATCGAAAGACGATTATCTACCGATTTGCGAAGAGATTCCTGTTTGCGCCGATAAATATCTTGCGGTTTATGTGCTGGATGAAAATAAAGAGATTTCGGCAACTTATGAAAAAGAGGCTGCTTCACGCGGATTGGTTGTAAAAAAATTCCATGCAGATTCAAAATCGACTCTGACTGTTCCCGAATGGTTAGCCATGTTCCGTGACGCATCTTATGTAGTCACGGATTCCTTCCATGGAACGGTTTTCTCGATAATCTTTGGGAAAGAATTCAAGTGCATATATAATAAGGACCGTGGTTCCGCACGATTTGATTCGCTGCTCAAATTATACGAGTCCGGCAAGCTAGACGAAATGCGTGAATTTTCGTTGAACTGGCTTAAATCCGCTTTGGAAAAATAA